The following are from one region of the Fusarium keratoplasticum isolate Fu6.1 chromosome 4, whole genome shotgun sequence genome:
- a CDS encoding BHLH domain-containing protein, giving the protein MLAVQQAPRMGSSQPPSDPFLPFGYTLDSTQDPPLPDPPEPAPGDPLLTDNDNRLLDSFFQDINADHYNMPSFGEGLNFSDTWLDLPPQFMGTSTTFGHHPGSSLPETTGQGLPNSLGDFHGMMPMEPNMMPPPPPPPPQSQHQLDHQLDHRHTPDDVLHAAATLLHNGSAQRQASNGVDASLQRRMTAPLVGHLQHQPLEEFREEHRRSVAASEQEHYPDWMSGPQERRQHRAPPAEYQWGSDANFSRVQGYMPNSEKETAESLTKEQLKYLECFEPSQSADNTRPSSPVHTKMAPLQNRLAQVVKPPPETDAPPRKRRKSRNSKEGPDEDAQDETTTPKSNRRRKSKLERLGSTSSGPTDEVSTGKRRKSMANGAKATRENLTEEQKRENHIRSEQKRRTLIKEGFEDLCDLVPGLRGGGFSKSTMLTMAAEWLDDLLKGNEALSAQLTALEGGK; this is encoded by the exons ATGCTCGCCGTACAGCAAGCTCCGAGGATGGGTTCGTCGCAGCCGCCCTCAGATCCTTTTCTGCCTTTTGGCT ACAccctcgactcgactcaagatcctcctctccccgaTCCGCCAGAGCCCGCGCCCGGCGATCCGCTCCTAACAGACAATGACAACAGACTCCTAGACTCATTCTTTCAGGACATCAATGCTGATCACTACAACATGCCCTCGTTTGGCGAGGGGCTCAACTTCAGTGACACTTGGCTTGATCTTCCACCACAGTTTATGGGGACTTCAACTACTTTCGGTCATCACCCCGGCTCTTCCCTCCCTGAAACGACAGGCCAAGGGCTTCCTAATAGCCTGGGCGACTTCCACGGCATGATGCCCATGGAACCGAACAtgatgccgccgcctcccCCCCCACCACCTCAGTCACAGCACCAACTAGACCACCAACTAGACCATCGACATACGCCCGACGACGTCCTTCATGCCGCTGCAACGTTGCTTCATAATGGATCCGCCCAACGGCAAGCTTCTAACGGAGTTGATGCATCCCTGCAACGACGGATGACAGCCCCCTTAGTGGGACACCTTCAACATCAGCCACTAGAAGAGTTTCGTGAAGAGCATCGACGCAGTGTAGCGGCCAGCGAGCAAGAGCACTACCCAGACTGGATGTCGGGACCACAGGAAAGGCGTCAACATCGAGCACCACCGGCTGAGTATCAGTGGGGATCTGACGCGAATTTCAGTCGAGTCCAAGGGTACATGCCAAATTCAGAAAAGGAAACGGCGGAATCTTtgaccaaggagcagctCAAGTACCTCGAGTGTTTTGAACCGAGCCAGAGTGCCGATAATACGCGACCCAGCAGCCCGGTCCATACCAAGATGGCACCCCTTCAAAATAGGCTGGCACAGGTCGTAAAGCCACCGCCAGAGACAGACGCGCCGCCGCGcaagaggcggaagagcCGGAATAGTAAGGAAGGACCGGACGAGGATGCGCAAGACGAGACAACCACACCAAAGTCGAACAGGAGACGAAAGTCCAAGCTGGAACGGCTAGGCTCAACATCTTCTGGGCCGACAGATGAAGTCTCAACGGGCAAACGTCGAAAATCCATGGCTAATGGGGCCAAGGCAACGCGGGAGAACCTTACAGAGGAACAAAAACGAGAAAACCATATACGAAGCGAGCAGAAACGACGAACACTCATTAAGGAGGGATTTGAGGATCTCTGTGACCTCGTGCCTGGGCTCCGTGGGGGTGGATTCAGTAAAAGCACAATGCTGACAATGGCAGCAGAGTGGCTGGACGATCTGCTCAAGGGGAACGAGGCGCTGTCGGCTCAACTGACGGCTTTGGAAGGAGGAAAATAA
- a CDS encoding RuvB-like helicase: protein MAAPVMTVSESKDLRGLNLIAAHSHIRGLGVDATTLEPRAASQGLVGQEKARKAAAVILQMIKDGKIAGRAVLIAGPPSTGKTAIAMGMAQSLGPDVPFTTLASSEIFSLEMSKTEALTQAFRKSIGVRIKEESEIMEGEVVEIQIDRSVTGSAKQGKLTIKTTDMEAVYDMGSKMIDAMTKERVMAGDIISIDKSSGKITKLGRSYARSRDYDAMGVDTKFLQCPDGEIQKRKEVVHTVTLHEIDVINSRTQGFLALFSGDTGEIRSEIRDQINTKVGEWKEEGKAEIVPGVLFIDEVHMLDIECFSYINRALEDDLAPVVIMASNRGNSRIRGTDYRSPHGLPLDFLDRVVIINTHTYNSEEIKQILSIRAQEEEIEVHPDALALLTKIGQEAGLRYASNLITTSQLVSAKRRAKQVEIGDVQRSFQLFYDPARSVKFVNESEKRLIGNTGAVDFSAAGAAPAAGNSEKMDLS from the exons ATGGCTGCT CCCGTGATGACCGTGTCAGAGTCCAAGGACCTTCGAGGTCTGAACCTCATCGCAGCCCATTCCCACATTcgcggcctcggcgtcgatgCTACAACCCTAGAACCTAGAGCTGCCTCTCAGGGTCTTGTTGGACAGGAGAAGGCGCGGAAGGCTGCTGCCGTTATCCTCCAGATgatcaaggatggcaagattGCTGGCCGTGCAGTTCTCATCGCCGGACCCCCCAG CACCGGAAAGACAGCTATTGCAATGGGAATGGCGCAGTCCCTCGGCCCCGATGTCCCCTTTACAACCCTCGCATCGTCAGAGATCTTCTCCCTCGAGATGTCAAAGACCGAAGCCCTTACCCAAGCCTTCCGCAAGTCGATCGGCGTCCGGATAAAGGAGGAGAGTGAGATCATGGAGGGAGAGGTTGTGGAGATTCAGATTGACCGCAGTGTTACGGGTAGCGCCAAGCAGGGCAAGCTGACTATTAAGACGACCGACATGGAGGCTGTTTACGACATGGGCAGCAAGATGATTGatgccatgaccaaggagcGCGTCATGGCTGGCGACATCATCTCGATTGACAAGTCTTCTGGCAAGATCACTAAGCTCGGCCGGTCCTACGCTCGGTCACGCGACTACGATGCTATGGGCGTCGACACCAAGTTCCTGCAGTGCCCTGATGGCGAGATccagaagcgcaaggaggtGGTGCACACTGTTACATTGCACGAGATTGATGTTATCAACTCGAGGACACAGGGCTTCCTGGCCCTCTTCTCGGGCGACACGGGAGAGATCCGAAGCGAGATCCGAGACcagatcaacaccaaggtcgGCGAGtggaaggaggagggcaaggccgaGATCGTCCCCGGTGTCCTGTTCATCGACGAAGTTCACATGCTCGACATCGAGTGTTTCTCATACATCAACCGGGCCCTGGAGGATGACCTGGCGCCTGTGGTGATCATGGCCAGCAACCGGGGCAACTCGCGCATCCGCGGCACTGATTACCGCAGCCCTCACGGTCTGCCTCTGGACTTCCTCGACCGAGtggtcatcatcaacacacaCACGTACAACTCCGAGGAGATTAAGCAGATTCTCTCTATCCGAGCACAAGAAGAGGAGATTGAAGTCCACCCCGACGCGCTTGCACTCCTGACCAAGATCGGCCAAGAGGCAGGCCTCCGATACGCCAgcaacctcatcaccacgTCGCAGCTCGTGTCGGCCAAGCGGAGGGCCAAGCAGGTCGAGATTGGCGATGTGCAGCGCAGCTTCCAGCTCTTCTATGACCCGGCACGCAGCGTCAAGTTTGTGAATGAGTCGGAGAAGCGGCTGATCGGCAACACGGGCGCCGTGGACTTTTCGGCTGCGGGTGCGGCACCGGCTGCAGGCAACAGCGAGAAGATGGATCTCAGTTAA
- a CDS encoding Glyceraldehyde-3-phosphate dehydrogenase, which produces MVPSSSSNSTLFSFLLFSPYSSPSINNNLKNIISTLLKMAPIKVGINGFGRIGRIVFRNAVEHPEIEVVAVNDPFIEPHYAVYMLKYDSSHGIFKGEVGNEGNDLVVNGKTVKFYSERDPANIPWAETGAEYVVESTGVFTTTEKAKAHLVGGAKKVVISAPSADAPMYVVGVNHEKYDGSADIISNASCTTNCLAPLAKVINDKFGIVEGLMTTVHSYTATQKTVDGPSAKDWRGGRGAAQNIIPSSTGAAKAVGKVIPELNGKLTGMSMRVPTANVSVVDLTVRLEKGASYDEIKKAIKDSSENELKGILAYTEDDVVSSDLNGNTNSSIFDAKAGISLNENFVKLVSWYDNEWGYSRRVLDLLAHVAKVDASK; this is translated from the exons ATGG tcccctcctcctcctcaaactcgactcttttttctttccttctcttctctccatACTCATCACCTTCAATCAATAACAACCTCAA AAACATTATCTCTACACTACTCAAAATGGCTCCCATCAAGGTCGGCATCAACGGTTTCGGTCGTATCGGCCGTATCGTCTTCCGCAACGCCGTCGAGCACCCCGAGATCGAGGTTGTTGCTGTCAACGACCCCTTCATTGAGCCTCACTACGCC GTCTACATGCTCAAGTACGACTCCTCCCACGGCATCTTCAAGGGTGAGGTCGGCAACGAGGGCAacgacctcgtcgtcaacgGCAAGACTGTCAAGTTCTACTCTGAGCGTGACCCCGCCAACATCCCCTGGGCTGAGACCGGCGCCGAGTACGTCGTCGAGTCCACTGGTgtcttcaccaccaccgagaaggccaaggctcaccttgttggtggcgccAAGAAGGTTGTCATCTCTGCCCCCTCTGCCGATGCCCCCATGTACGTCGTCGGTGTCAACCACGAGAAGTACGACGGCTCCGCcgacatcatctccaacgcTTCTTGCACCACCAACTGCCTGGCTCCcctcgccaaggtcatcaacgACAAGTTCGGCATCGTTGAGGGTCTCATGACCACTGTCCACTCCTACACTGCCACCCAGAAGACCGTCGATGGTCCCTCCGCCAAGGACTGGCGAGGTGGCCGTGGCGCTGCCCAGAACATCATCCCCTCCAGCACTGGtgccgccaaggctgtcgGCAAGGTCATCCCTGAGCTCAACGGCAAGCTCACTGGCATGTCCATGCGTGTCCCCACCGCCAACGTCTCCGTTGTCGACCTGACTGTCCGCCTCGAGAAGGGTGCTTCTTacgacgagatcaagaaggccatcaaggattcTTCCGAGAACGAGCTCAAGG GCATTCTCGCCTACACCGAGGACGATGTTGTCTCCTCTGACCTTAACGGCAACACCAACTCCTCCATCTTCGATGCCAAGGCCGGTATCTCCCTCAACGAGAACTTCGTCAAGCTGGTCTCCTGGTACGACAACGAGTGGGGTTACTCCCGCCGTGTCCTCGACCTTCTCGCCCACGTCGCCAAGGTCGATGCCTCCAAGTAA